Proteins from one Panulirus ornatus isolate Po-2019 chromosome 28, ASM3632096v1, whole genome shotgun sequence genomic window:
- the LOC139757717 gene encoding uncharacterized protein codes for MKCTLFVLLGLAALVAARPDSILTIDLEDLHQDLSLEDTTITGTYSWTSPEGVKYFVNYIADDDGYRVLDTNAVPVSGAGVRADGTQGSFVSSEELDDRK; via the exons ATGAAGTGCACC TTGTTCGTCCTCCTGGGTCTGGCTGCCCTGGTCGCCGCCCGCCCCGACTCTATCCTCACCATCGACCTGGAGGACCTCCATCAGGACCTGAGCCTTGAAGACACCACCATAACTGGCACCTACAG CTGGACTTCACCTGAGGGTGTTAAGTATTTTGTCAACTACATCGCTGACGACGATGGCTACCGAGTATTGGATACCAACGCCGTCCCCGTCAGCGGTGCCGGCGTGAGGGCTGATGGTACACAAGGATCCTTCGTGTCCTCTGAGGAACTCGATGACAGGAAATAA